From Segatella copri, the proteins below share one genomic window:
- a CDS encoding phage tail protein, which produces MSKGYVNGSDLLLMVGDKCVGHCTSHSVTYNSETKEHAVKPVSTAKKSAGKWKGKTVTGLSISISFEGLCFYDETENGHAEIAPMWGKGDSIDVKAFEREGDATPSIVGKFVIASLEKQAPANDDVTYSGTLENDGEPTTYPGKATTSGVAHESE; this is translated from the coding sequence ATGAGTAAAGGTTATGTGAATGGTAGTGATTTGCTCCTGATGGTCGGTGACAAATGTGTCGGCCATTGTACGAGTCACTCGGTCACTTATAATAGTGAGACCAAAGAGCATGCTGTTAAGCCCGTATCTACAGCTAAGAAGAGCGCGGGCAAATGGAAAGGTAAGACGGTCACAGGTCTGTCTATCTCTATCAGCTTTGAGGGTCTTTGTTTCTATGACGAGACAGAGAACGGACATGCAGAGATCGCTCCAATGTGGGGCAAGGGTGACAGCATCGATGTTAAGGCTTTCGAGCGAGAGGGCGATGCCACACCATCGATCGTCGGTAAATTCGTGATCGCCTCTCTCGAAAAGCAAGCTCCGGCCAATGACGATGTTACATACAGCGGTACATTGGAGAACGATGGTGAGCCTACTACCTATCCGGGTAAGGCCACTACATCGGGGGTCGCACATGAGAGCGAATAG
- the gp17 gene encoding tail completion protein gp17 has protein sequence MLISSKEVESKTNKIFPVAISKAVLPYILYRRASLDQAPTKSGYPGADTVQIEIVCYTQEYSDGIELAEAVREALETKKGVKGDQRIVSCYLTGSEEGYEDDAYVQQLVFTIKV, from the coding sequence ATGCTTATATCTAGTAAGGAGGTGGAGTCTAAGACAAATAAGATTTTCCCGGTAGCCATCTCTAAGGCAGTTTTGCCATACATTCTCTATCGTAGAGCATCATTGGATCAGGCTCCTACAAAATCCGGTTATCCCGGGGCAGATACGGTTCAGATAGAAATCGTATGTTATACTCAGGAGTATTCGGACGGAATAGAATTAGCTGAGGCGGTCAGAGAGGCCCTAGAAACCAAGAAAGGTGTTAAGGGTGATCAGAGAATCGTCAGTTGCTATTTAACCGGAAGTGAGGAGGGGTATGAGGATGATGCTTATGTTCAACAATTAGTATTCACAATTAAGGTTTAG
- a CDS encoding head-tail adaptor protein, protein MKYKLELLEPVISSNDYGAENTEYRGTRTVHAERVKQSGNRSEEVGEHFSDYSAEFNIRDVHPVEENWRARQIGGHLYTVTNIIPNLDKGMKTLVCVRVNE, encoded by the coding sequence ATGAAATATAAGTTAGAGCTGTTGGAGCCTGTCATTTCCTCCAATGACTACGGAGCTGAGAACACCGAATATCGCGGCACTCGGACGGTACATGCCGAGCGGGTGAAGCAGAGCGGAAATCGCAGCGAAGAAGTTGGAGAGCATTTTTCGGATTATTCGGCAGAGTTCAATATCCGGGATGTTCATCCTGTTGAGGAGAATTGGCGGGCAAGACAGATCGGCGGGCATCTCTACACCGTCACTAACATCATCCCTAACTTGGATAAAGGCATGAAAACATTGGTGTGTGTAAGAGTTAACGAATAA
- a CDS encoding head-tail connector protein — protein MAVVSLDVFKKHVRADDFADDDDYLTELLETAESAVIKATNRSKDELEQMEGKFPPMLKHAMMMLAAHWYNQRESVSTVQMHAVPDALQALIKPFRKLVDDSGKNEI, from the coding sequence ATGGCTGTAGTAAGTTTGGATGTTTTCAAAAAGCATGTTAGGGCTGATGATTTTGCCGATGATGATGATTATTTAACTGAATTATTGGAGACGGCCGAGAGCGCAGTTATCAAGGCCACGAATAGATCAAAGGATGAATTGGAGCAGATGGAGGGTAAATTCCCTCCAATGCTCAAACATGCGATGATGATGTTGGCGGCACATTGGTACAATCAGCGTGAGAGCGTGAGCACCGTACAGATGCACGCTGTTCCAGATGCGCTACAGGCCCTTATCAAACCTTTTAGAAAGTTAGTGGATGATAGCGGGAAGAATGAAATATAA